The Coffea arabica cultivar ET-39 chromosome 1e, Coffea Arabica ET-39 HiFi, whole genome shotgun sequence genome has a window encoding:
- the LOC113703764 gene encoding UBP1-associated protein 2B: protein MAKKRKSRTSEATQPQPEPVQVKPEPEPEPEPEPEPQPEPEPEPQPENEPVQVKQEEMEADQEEEVEEEVEEEVEEEVEEEEEEEDDGVEEQQEEETLIKTETTEIKQSNGGAEEQLNSKDEDLDDEPFEKLLEPFSKDQMVVLIKEAVSKHPDLMASVRKLADADPAHRKIFVHGLGWDTTAETLTSVFGKYGEIEDCKAVTDKVSGKSKGYGFILFKRRSGARKALLEPQKKIGNRMTSCQLASTGPVPAPPPTAPPPVSEYTLRKIFVSNVAAELDPQKLLDFFTKFGEIEDGPLGLDKQTGKPKGFCLFVYKTVEGARKALEEPHKNFEGHTLHCQKAIDGPKPSKQFPQQQQQQHQQHYAGGQHHQQQYYGHPSKKGKYSSSSGGAGSAGHLMAPTSGPAVGFNPAVAGAASALNPALGQALTALLATQGAGLGIGNLLGGLGAPVNQGVPPVMNNAGYGGQGVGGYGTPPGMQGGYQNPQMGSQGVRPPQGGAPYMGHGH from the coding sequence ATGGCGAAGAAGAGAAAGTCTCGAACCTCTGAAGCCACCCAACCCCAGCCAGAACCCGTACAAGTCAAACCcgaaccagaaccagaaccggAACCGGAACCGGAACCCCAGCCTGAGCCAGAACCTGAGCCCCAACCCGAGAATGAGCCAGTTCAGGTcaaacaagaagaaatggaggcaGATCAAGAAGAAGAAGTCGAGGAAGAAGTTGAGGAAGAAGTCGAAGAAGAAgtagaggaggaggaggaggaggaagatgaTGGAGTTGAGGAACAACAAGAAGAGGAAACCCTAATTAAGACGGAGACTACCGAAATTAAACAATCCAATGGCGGAGCTGAAGAGCAACTGAACAGTAAGGATGAGGATTTGGATGACGAGCCGTTCGAGAAACTGCTGGAGCCGTTTTCGAAGGACCAGATGGTGGTTTTGATAAAAGAAGCGGTTTCCAAGCACCCTGATTTGATGGCGAGTGTTAGAAAGCTAGCGGATGCAGACCCAGCTCACCGGAAGATCTTTGTTCACGGTCTTGGATGGGATACTACTGCGGAAACCCTAACTAGTGTGTTTGGGAAGTATGGGGAGATTGAGGATTGCAAGGCGGTTACGGATAAGGTTTCAGGGAAGTCGAAAGGTTACGGTTTTATACTGTTTAAGAGGAGGAGTGGGGCGCGAAAAGCATTGCTTGAGCCACAGAAGAAGATTGGGAATAGGATGACTTCTTGCCAGCTAGCTTCTACTGGCCCTGTCCCTGCCCCACCTCCTACTGCGCCACCTCCGGTGTCTGAGTATACTCTGAGGAAGATATTTGTGAGTAATGTGGCAGCAGAGCTTGATCCGCAGAAGTTGTTGGATTTCTTTACGAAGTTTGGGGAGATTGAGGATGGGCCTTTGGGGTTGGATAAGCAGACTGGGAAGCCAAAagggttttgtttgtttgtgtaTAAGACTGTTGAGGGTGCGAGGAAGGCGTTAGAGGAGCCACATAAGAATTTTGAAGGGCATACCTTGCATTGTCAGAAGGCGATTGATGGGCCTAAGCCAAGCAAACAGTTTCCTCAGCAGCAACAGCAGCAGCATCAGCAGCATTATGCTGGTGGTCAGCACCATCAGCAGCAGTATTATGGGCATCCTTCAAAGAAAGGGAAGTATTCGAGTAGTAGCGGTGGTGCAGGGTCTGCTGGACATTTGATGGCTCCTACTTCTGGCCCAGCTGTGGGTTTTAATCCTGCTGTTGCCGGGGCTGCGTCTGCATTGAACCCGGCTCTTGGGCAGGCGCTAACAGCCTTGCTGGCCACTCAGGGTGCTGGTTTGGGTATTGGGAATTTGCTTGGAGGACTTGGGGCGCCAGTGAACCAAGGTGTGCCGCCTGTTATGAATAATGCTGGGTATGGAGGACAGGGTGTT